A genomic segment from Flavobacterium inviolabile encodes:
- a CDS encoding 2TM domain-containing protein, which yields MEINQHELYEYARQRLKQKKRLYFHFILFFLGSIFCIVANKLLNVKPEIDWYLWVITIWAFLFVLHFIRVFITDSFMNKKWERAQIDKLMLKQERKIEQLEKDLNKNNESPAK from the coding sequence ATGGAAATAAATCAACACGAACTGTATGAATATGCCAGACAGCGTTTGAAACAAAAAAAACGCTTGTACTTTCATTTTATCCTGTTTTTTCTGGGAAGCATCTTCTGTATTGTAGCCAATAAATTACTAAATGTTAAACCGGAAATAGACTGGTACCTGTGGGTTATTACCATTTGGGCTTTCTTATTTGTATTGCACTTTATTCGTGTTTTTATAACAGACAGTTTTATGAATAAAAAATGGGAACGTGCTCAAATTGACAAACTGATGCTCAAACAGGAACGCAAAATAGAGCAACTGGAAAAAGACCTCAACAAAAACAACGAGTCCCCTGCAAAATGA
- a CDS encoding dihydrofolate reductase, with translation MITLIAAVAENNALGKDNQMIWHLPDDFKRFRQLTTGHYIIMGRKTFESLPKLLPNRTHVIISRQSDYQTPEGCIVVNALNAAIEACPEQEDVFIIGGGEIYKQAIAIADKIELTKVFTSPEADAFFPEIDPNEWQLVFEEFHSKDEKHAFDFSFLTYLKK, from the coding sequence ATGATCACTTTAATCGCTGCTGTAGCAGAAAACAATGCTTTAGGAAAAGACAATCAGATGATCTGGCACCTGCCGGACGATTTTAAACGTTTCCGCCAACTTACCACCGGACATTATATCATTATGGGACGCAAAACGTTTGAAAGCCTGCCAAAGCTGCTTCCCAACCGTACCCATGTAATCATATCCCGCCAGAGCGATTACCAAACCCCGGAAGGCTGCATTGTTGTTAACGCTCTTAATGCGGCGATAGAAGCCTGTCCGGAACAGGAAGATGTATTTATAATTGGCGGCGGTGAAATTTACAAACAGGCCATTGCCATAGCCGACAAAATTGAACTGACCAAAGTGTTCACCTCACCGGAAGCCGATGCTTTTTTCCCGGAAATAGACCCGAACGAGTGGCAATTAGTATTTGAAGAATTCCATTCGAAAGATGAAAAGCACGCTTTTGATTTTAGCTTCCTGACGTATTTAAAAAAATAA
- a CDS encoding DUF5686 and carboxypeptidase-like regulatory domain-containing protein has protein sequence MKKIYYATLLLFLFSIGIKAQTKVSGTVYDELNEPMPFASVYFKGTTIGVTTNENGKFTLASENNQKILVVSFVGYTNQEVVLKNPVTENLKVKLTTGEELQEVLIVSKPKKHLSKKENPAYRILQGIWANKKKNGLKLAKSYDYKRYSSVSLGLSNLDSVFLRKIVGSGYDSVAEIVKEDKRQDKFVIPIYMKETNEHIYGDTALDKERIDMEGERSTGLNQRGFIFDRVSNTFTTIDVYADDIQILNKAFISPISTRGYGVYEYLLKDSIMEGEKKIYTIYFFPRQSEDLVFEGNFKVTDKTFALTEISMRTNKNINLSLVRNLYFEKYFETLNDTMYLPTRDYYEGDFTLFTKNDDEKGFYVKKNLVYNDYILNEPKQPSFYDEKIIQVRGDQFEQSDAYWKSLKATELKTDETRKVIEDLKSNKKVKGVTDIITVLSTGYVGVFDGIQAGFLWQLISNNNVEGLRLRAGFRTYKTDNDRFRAMVYGAYGTKDEKFKYGAEAKYLLSFKPRIVVGASHLDDNLQLGGRLIETDELLPKNLNTNVIIGRGENYFLSRVMRTSVNFDFAFSNNLHINVSTVRQRIKAADPEHFSIDYLAPDTGLIRNELTDVTSNISLIYTPTRYVYGFGVDQKIGTTLYPTIVLKYIRGNKGVFGGDFDYNKIQLSLNKPIFLSNFGILRTNFEFGKVFDPVPLPLLNPISADQTFSVVPNSFSLLNYYDFVTDTYFTAHFEHHFNGFILNRIPLIKKLKWRSLLLYRFAYGSISQKNIDMNRSFIQYAAPSNKVYSEYGFGIENIGYGNFRPFRVDFIWRTDFTNVNGKESPGFGVRFGFFPEF, from the coding sequence ATGAAGAAAATTTATTACGCAACACTTTTGCTCTTTTTGTTTTCCATAGGAATTAAGGCACAGACAAAAGTTAGTGGAACGGTATACGACGAATTAAATGAACCCATGCCTTTTGCAAGTGTTTATTTCAAGGGAACCACTATAGGAGTTACAACAAACGAGAACGGTAAATTTACGCTGGCATCAGAAAACAATCAAAAAATTCTGGTAGTCTCCTTCGTAGGCTATACCAATCAGGAAGTAGTGCTGAAAAACCCGGTTACGGAAAATTTAAAAGTCAAACTAACCACCGGAGAAGAACTTCAGGAAGTGTTGATCGTTAGTAAGCCTAAAAAACACTTGTCTAAAAAAGAAAATCCTGCTTATAGAATTCTACAGGGCATCTGGGCCAATAAAAAGAAAAACGGATTGAAGCTTGCCAAATCCTACGACTATAAACGCTATTCGTCTGTTAGTCTGGGGCTGAGTAATCTGGACAGCGTGTTCCTGCGCAAAATTGTAGGCAGCGGATACGACTCGGTAGCCGAAATTGTAAAAGAAGACAAACGCCAGGATAAATTTGTCATTCCGATCTATATGAAAGAAACAAACGAACATATATACGGAGATACAGCATTAGACAAAGAAAGAATTGACATGGAAGGGGAGCGCAGTACCGGACTGAACCAGCGGGGATTTATCTTTGACAGGGTCAGCAATACCTTTACCACTATTGATGTTTATGCAGACGATATCCAGATCCTGAATAAAGCATTTATCAGCCCGATTTCCACCCGGGGATACGGTGTATATGAATACCTGTTGAAAGACAGTATCATGGAAGGAGAGAAAAAGATCTATACGATTTACTTCTTCCCGAGACAATCGGAAGACCTGGTTTTTGAAGGAAACTTTAAAGTGACCGATAAAACGTTTGCGCTGACCGAAATCTCCATGCGTACCAATAAAAACATCAACCTGAGTTTGGTGCGTAATCTTTATTTCGAAAAATATTTTGAAACATTAAACGATACCATGTACCTGCCAACGCGGGATTATTATGAAGGGGACTTCACGTTGTTTACCAAAAACGACGATGAAAAAGGATTTTATGTGAAGAAGAATTTAGTGTACAACGATTATATTCTTAACGAACCTAAGCAGCCTTCATTTTACGATGAAAAAATCATCCAGGTGAGAGGAGACCAGTTTGAGCAAAGTGATGCCTACTGGAAATCACTGAAAGCAACGGAACTCAAAACCGATGAAACCCGGAAAGTTATTGAAGACCTGAAATCCAATAAAAAGGTAAAAGGCGTAACCGATATTATTACCGTTCTGTCAACAGGCTATGTGGGCGTTTTTGATGGTATCCAGGCCGGATTTTTATGGCAGCTGATTTCCAACAACAACGTGGAAGGACTGCGTCTTCGCGCCGGTTTCAGAACCTATAAAACAGATAACGACCGGTTCCGCGCAATGGTTTACGGCGCATACGGAACAAAAGATGAAAAATTCAAATATGGTGCGGAAGCAAAATACCTGCTGAGCTTTAAACCGAGAATTGTAGTAGGAGCATCCCATCTGGACGATAACCTGCAATTGGGCGGAAGACTGATTGAAACCGATGAATTGCTGCCGAAAAACCTGAACACCAATGTGATTATCGGGCGGGGAGAAAACTATTTCCTGTCGAGAGTAATGCGAACGTCGGTGAATTTTGACTTTGCTTTTAGCAATAACCTGCACATTAACGTATCTACCGTTCGTCAAAGAATAAAAGCAGCCGATCCGGAACATTTTTCTATTGATTACTTGGCACCGGATACCGGACTGATCCGAAACGAACTGACCGATGTGACCAGTAATATTTCCCTGATTTACACGCCAACCCGTTATGTGTACGGTTTTGGAGTAGACCAGAAAATAGGAACAACCTTATATCCGACCATTGTTTTAAAATACATCCGCGGTAATAAAGGTGTTTTTGGAGGCGACTTCGATTATAATAAAATCCAGCTATCGCTGAACAAACCTATATTCCTGAGTAATTTCGGAATCCTGAGAACCAATTTCGAATTCGGAAAAGTATTTGACCCGGTTCCACTACCGTTGCTTAATCCTATTTCGGCCGATCAGACCTTTTCGGTAGTACCGAACTCTTTCTCGTTGCTGAACTATTATGATTTTGTAACCGATACCTATTTCACAGCTCATTTTGAACACCACTTCAACGGATTTATCCTGAACAGGATTCCGTTGATAAAGAAACTAAAATGGAGAAGTTTACTGTTGTACCGGTTTGCATACGGAAGTATTTCCCAGAAAAATATCGACATGAACCGTTCTTTTATTCAATATGCGGCACCGTCCAATAAAGTGTACAGCGAATATGGTTTCGGGATTGAAAATATCGGATATGGTAATTTCAGACCTTTTAGAGTCGATTTTATCTGGAGAACAGATTTTACCAACGTAAACGGGAAAGAATCACCAGGTTTTGGCGTAAGATTCGGATTTTTCCCTGAATTTTAA
- a CDS encoding pyruvate dehydrogenase complex E1 component subunit beta — MNKDKRKYMRTIQFREAVCEAMSEEMRRDESIYLMGEEVAEYNGAYKASKGMLDEFGPKRVIDTPIAELGFAGIAVGSAMNGNRPIVEFMTFNFSLVGIDQIINNAAKMRQMSAGQFSMPIVFRGPTASAGQLAATHSQAFENWFANTPGLKVVVPSNPYDAKGLLKSAIRDNDPVIFMESEQMYGDKGEVPDGEYTIPLGVAEIKREGTDVTIVSFGKIIKEAYIAADELAKEGISCEIIDLRTVRPMDQEAILKSVKKTNRLVVLEEAWPFGSVASEITYMVQERAFDYLDAPIQRITTADTPAPYSPVLLKEWLPNAGDVVKAVKKVTYK; from the coding sequence ATAAATAAGGATAAACGAAAATACATGAGAACGATACAGTTTAGAGAAGCGGTTTGCGAAGCTATGAGCGAAGAAATGCGTCGCGATGAATCGATATATTTAATGGGTGAAGAAGTAGCAGAATATAACGGAGCTTACAAAGCTTCCAAAGGTATGCTGGATGAATTCGGTCCGAAAAGAGTTATTGATACACCGATTGCAGAACTTGGTTTTGCCGGTATTGCAGTAGGATCTGCAATGAACGGAAACAGACCGATTGTGGAGTTTATGACTTTTAACTTTTCATTGGTTGGTATTGATCAGATCATTAACAATGCAGCAAAAATGCGTCAGATGTCTGCCGGACAATTCTCAATGCCAATTGTATTTAGAGGGCCAACAGCTTCTGCCGGACAATTAGCAGCAACACACTCTCAGGCTTTTGAGAACTGGTTTGCTAACACACCGGGATTAAAAGTAGTGGTTCCGTCAAATCCTTATGATGCAAAAGGATTATTAAAATCGGCTATCCGTGATAACGATCCGGTAATCTTCATGGAATCCGAACAGATGTATGGTGATAAAGGAGAAGTTCCGGACGGAGAATATACCATTCCGTTAGGTGTTGCCGAAATCAAAAGAGAAGGAACAGATGTAACCATCGTTTCTTTCGGAAAAATTATCAAAGAAGCCTATATCGCTGCCGATGAACTGGCAAAAGAAGGTATTTCCTGCGAGATAATCGATTTAAGAACAGTTCGTCCGATGGACCAGGAAGCTATTCTGAAATCGGTTAAAAAAACAAACCGTCTGGTAGTATTGGAAGAAGCATGGCCTTTTGGAAGTGTGGCTTCAGAAATTACATACATGGTTCAGGAAAGAGCTTTTGATTATTTAGATGCACCTATCCAGAGAATCACTACTGCCGATACACCGGCACCGTATTCGCCGGTTCTTTTAAAAGAATGGTTGCCAAATGCAGGTGATGTTGTAAAAGCTGTGAAGAAAGTTACTTATAAATAA
- a CDS encoding inorganic diphosphatase, producing the protein MSTANIESFDALIEIPRGSRNKYEYDFEQKRIRFDRMLYSAMFYPADYGFIPETLALDGDPLDVLVLFTEPSIPGCLVEVKPIAVFKMADDKGPDEKIVCVPVSDPIMNKLKDISDINVHTIQEIEHFFAVYKDLENKKVDVQGWGDVNEAVAMIDECSKRFQALDQAKKDSYSIKL; encoded by the coding sequence ATGAGTACAGCAAATATTGAATCATTCGATGCACTTATCGAAATCCCAAGAGGAAGCAGAAATAAATACGAATACGATTTTGAACAAAAAAGAATCCGTTTTGACAGAATGTTATATTCTGCAATGTTCTACCCGGCAGATTACGGATTTATTCCGGAAACTTTAGCTTTAGACGGAGATCCTCTGGATGTTTTAGTATTGTTTACAGAGCCATCTATCCCGGGATGTTTGGTGGAAGTGAAACCAATCGCTGTTTTCAAAATGGCCGATGACAAAGGACCGGACGAAAAGATCGTTTGTGTACCGGTTTCTGATCCGATCATGAATAAATTAAAAGATATTTCAGATATCAATGTTCATACAATCCAGGAAATAGAACATTTCTTTGCAGTATACAAAGACCTTGAAAACAAAAAAGTTGATGTACAGGGCTGGGGAGACGTTAACGAGGCAGTAGCCATGATTGACGAATGTTCGAAACGTTTTCAGGCATTAGACCAGGCCAAAAAAGATAGCTACTCTATCAAATTATAA
- a CDS encoding thymidylate synthase: MKQYLDLVKHVLENGNQKGDRTGTGTKSVFGYQMRFDLSEGFPMVTTKKLHLKSIIHELLWFLNGDTNIGYLKENGVKIWDEWADENGNLGPIYGHQWRNWNSEEIDQITELIDTLKNNPNSRRMLVSAWNPSVLPDTSKSFAENVANNKAALPPCHAFFQFYVADGKLSCQLYQRSADVFLGVPFNIASYALFTMMVAQVCNLEAGEFIHTFGDVHIYNNHFEQLELQLTREPRKLPRMILNPEIKNIFDFKFEDFTLEDYDPHPHIKGAVAI, translated from the coding sequence ATGAAACAGTATTTAGATTTAGTAAAGCACGTTTTAGAAAACGGAAATCAAAAAGGAGACCGAACCGGAACCGGAACCAAGAGTGTTTTCGGCTACCAGATGCGCTTCGATTTAAGCGAGGGCTTTCCTATGGTAACGACTAAAAAACTGCATCTGAAATCGATCATTCATGAGCTGCTATGGTTTTTAAACGGGGATACCAACATTGGTTACCTTAAAGAAAACGGGGTAAAGATATGGGATGAATGGGCAGACGAAAACGGCAATCTGGGTCCTATATACGGGCATCAGTGGCGCAACTGGAACAGCGAGGAAATCGACCAGATCACGGAACTGATCGACACCCTGAAAAACAATCCGAACAGCAGAAGAATGCTGGTTTCGGCCTGGAATCCGAGTGTATTGCCCGATACGTCAAAATCGTTTGCAGAGAATGTTGCCAACAATAAGGCGGCACTACCACCCTGCCATGCCTTTTTCCAATTTTATGTTGCCGACGGAAAGTTATCCTGCCAGTTATACCAGAGAAGTGCCGATGTATTTTTAGGAGTACCGTTTAACATTGCTTCCTATGCGCTGTTTACCATGATGGTTGCACAGGTTTGCAATTTGGAAGCCGGAGAATTCATCCATACTTTCGGTGACGTCCATATCTACAACAACCATTTCGAACAATTGGAATTACAGCTCACCCGCGAGCCGCGAAAACTTCCGAGAATGATTCTGAATCCGGAAATAAAAAACATCTTCGATTTTAAATTTGAGGATTTCACGCTGGAAGATTATGACCCGCATCCACATATTAAAGGCGCTGTTGCTATATAA
- a CDS encoding electron transfer flavoprotein subunit beta/FixA family protein → MKILVCISHVPDTTSKINFVNGDSEFDTNGVQFVINPNDEFGLTRAIWFKEQQGANVTVVNVGGPDAEATLRKALAIGADEAIRVNAVPTDGFFVAKQLAEVVKNGGYDLVIAGKESLDYNGGMVPGMLAALIGSDFINSCIGIEVNGTSVKAVREIDGGKETLSANLPLVVGGQKGIVEEKDLRIPNMRGIMTARTKALTILEPVGAENTTKAVKFEKPAAKSAVKLVSPDNIDELINLLHNEAKVI, encoded by the coding sequence ATGAAAATATTAGTTTGCATCAGTCATGTGCCTGATACTACTTCAAAAATTAACTTTGTTAATGGCGATTCAGAATTTGACACTAACGGTGTTCAATTCGTAATAAATCCGAATGACGAATTTGGTTTAACCAGAGCGATTTGGTTTAAAGAACAACAAGGAGCAAATGTAACGGTGGTAAACGTAGGCGGACCGGATGCAGAGGCAACTTTAAGAAAAGCTTTAGCAATTGGTGCTGACGAAGCAATTCGTGTGAATGCAGTACCAACCGATGGTTTTTTCGTAGCAAAACAATTGGCCGAAGTGGTTAAAAACGGAGGATATGATTTGGTAATTGCCGGAAAAGAATCATTAGACTATAACGGCGGAATGGTTCCGGGAATGTTAGCTGCTTTAATTGGTTCAGACTTCATCAATTCCTGTATTGGTATTGAAGTAAACGGAACCAGCGTAAAAGCAGTCAGAGAAATTGACGGTGGAAAAGAAACCCTTAGCGCTAACTTACCGTTAGTAGTAGGCGGACAAAAAGGTATCGTTGAAGAGAAAGATTTAAGAATTCCGAACATGAGAGGAATTATGACTGCAAGAACCAAAGCGCTTACAATTCTTGAGCCGGTTGGAGCAGAAAACACTACAAAAGCTGTTAAGTTTGAAAAACCTGCTGCTAAATCGGCAGTAAAATTAGTAAGTCCGGACAACATCGACGAACTAATCAACCTTTTACATAACGAAGCAAAAGTTATCTAA
- a CDS encoding glycoside hydrolase family 20 protein, with the protein MFKQLTFLFLLLANSIFAQELLPLIPQPKEIKKETGNFELSAGTLLLLPDSAFQNEADLFNQALQSGYGWELPVVSNSKSPLNTLTIVKDTDAASAPESYSLEITSAQIRIKAKENKGVFYALQTILQLLPVAAKDTISIPCVTIKDEPKYSWRGMHLDTGRHFFTKDFIKKYIDYLAMYKMNTFHWHLTEDQGWRIEIKKYPRLTEIGAWRKGSMVGHYNDQRFDNERYGGFYTQEDIKEIVAYAQKRHITIVPEIEMPGHSQAALAAYPELSCTGGPFEVATQWGVLDEVYCPKETTFEFLENVLSEVVALFPSEYIHIGGDECPKIRWKNCPHCQALIQKENLKDEHELQSYFIRRIEQFLNTKGKKIIGWDEILEGGLAPNAAVMSWRGTEGGIAAARQKHFAVMTPGAYCYFDHYQGEPKNEPVAIGGYTTVEKVYSFNPTPEVLTPEEAKYILGAQGNLWTEYIKTPEQATYMIMPRMQALAEVVWGTSQPGKYNNFQKRLLQHFAVLDKKGIRYSKALFEITSKVSPSDNKKGVLFWLRSAQDNKGIHYTTNGTPPTAKAPAYSKPIPITRNTVVKAAYFENGTQKSAVIEQAFYRTQSTGKKITLVSQPHENYGIGGAFTLVDGMRGNMEKYGRDWIGFWGKDLEATIDLGKKTKLTKVTLDVLANEGSWIYYPEKVRVLLSENGKDFKQVKVLSAAEISSLKGIIAMNIGKQQARFVKVIARNAGKIPDGKAGAGADSWLFVDEIMIE; encoded by the coding sequence ATGTTTAAGCAATTAACATTTCTGTTTTTACTGCTGGCCAATAGTATATTCGCTCAGGAACTGCTGCCGCTGATTCCGCAGCCCAAAGAAATCAAAAAAGAAACCGGAAATTTTGAACTGAGTGCCGGAACCTTATTACTGCTCCCGGATAGCGCTTTTCAAAATGAAGCCGATTTGTTCAATCAGGCATTACAATCCGGTTACGGCTGGGAACTTCCGGTTGTTAGCAACAGTAAAAGTCCGTTAAACACCCTAACAATCGTCAAAGACACCGATGCCGCTTCGGCTCCGGAAAGCTATTCGCTGGAAATCACAAGTGCACAGATCCGGATTAAAGCAAAAGAAAATAAAGGCGTTTTTTATGCGCTGCAAACCATATTGCAATTATTACCGGTAGCCGCAAAAGACACGATTAGCATTCCGTGTGTGACAATAAAAGACGAACCGAAATACTCCTGGAGAGGAATGCACCTGGATACCGGGCGCCATTTCTTTACAAAAGACTTCATTAAAAAATACATCGACTATCTGGCCATGTACAAGATGAATACCTTTCACTGGCACTTAACGGAAGACCAGGGATGGCGTATTGAAATTAAAAAATACCCGAGGTTAACAGAAATCGGAGCCTGGCGGAAAGGCTCCATGGTAGGACATTATAACGACCAGCGGTTTGATAACGAACGGTACGGCGGATTCTATACGCAGGAAGATATTAAAGAAATCGTAGCCTATGCCCAAAAACGGCATATCACCATTGTTCCCGAAATAGAAATGCCGGGACATTCGCAGGCAGCTCTGGCAGCCTATCCGGAACTTTCCTGTACCGGAGGACCTTTTGAAGTCGCCACACAGTGGGGCGTTTTGGATGAGGTGTACTGTCCGAAAGAAACCACTTTCGAATTTCTCGAAAATGTACTTTCGGAAGTCGTGGCTTTATTTCCTTCCGAATATATCCATATCGGTGGCGATGAGTGCCCTAAGATAAGATGGAAAAACTGTCCGCATTGTCAGGCACTGATCCAAAAAGAAAACCTCAAAGACGAACACGAACTGCAAAGCTATTTTATCCGGCGGATAGAACAATTCTTGAATACCAAAGGAAAAAAGATTATCGGCTGGGATGAAATTCTGGAAGGCGGACTGGCGCCGAATGCCGCCGTAATGAGCTGGAGAGGAACCGAAGGCGGAATCGCCGCCGCCCGGCAGAAACACTTTGCGGTAATGACTCCCGGAGCCTACTGCTATTTCGACCATTACCAGGGAGAACCCAAAAACGAACCGGTGGCTATTGGCGGTTATACCACAGTAGAAAAAGTATATTCGTTCAATCCCACTCCGGAAGTGCTCACTCCGGAAGAAGCAAAATATATTTTAGGAGCACAGGGAAATCTCTGGACAGAATATATCAAAACTCCGGAGCAGGCAACATATATGATTATGCCCAGAATGCAGGCACTTGCCGAAGTGGTCTGGGGAACGTCGCAGCCCGGCAAATACAATAACTTCCAAAAACGCCTGCTGCAGCATTTTGCGGTATTGGACAAAAAAGGAATCCGTTACAGTAAAGCCCTGTTTGAAATCACGTCAAAAGTAAGCCCGTCCGACAATAAAAAAGGCGTATTGTTCTGGCTCAGATCGGCACAGGATAATAAAGGCATCCATTATACGACAAACGGTACACCGCCAACAGCAAAAGCGCCGGCGTATTCAAAACCGATTCCCATTACCCGAAACACGGTTGTAAAAGCGGCCTATTTTGAAAACGGAACACAAAAAAGCGCCGTTATCGAACAGGCTTTTTACAGGACACAATCGACCGGTAAAAAAATAACATTGGTCAGCCAGCCTCATGAAAATTACGGCATAGGCGGAGCCTTTACATTAGTAGACGGAATGAGGGGAAACATGGAAAAGTACGGCAGGGACTGGATTGGTTTCTGGGGGAAAGACCTCGAAGCGACTATTGATCTGGGCAAAAAAACGAAACTGACCAAAGTCACGCTGGATGTTTTGGCAAACGAAGGAAGCTGGATTTATTATCCTGAAAAAGTAAGGGTACTGCTTTCCGAAAACGGAAAAGACTTTAAGCAGGTGAAAGTACTTTCGGCTGCGGAAATTAGCAGTTTAAAAGGAATAATTGCCATGAATATCGGCAAACAACAGGCAAGATTTGTCAAAGTCATTGCCAGGAATGCCGGAAAAATACCCGATGGGAAAGCCGGAGCCGGAGCCGATTCATGGTTGTTTGTTGACGAAATAATGATAGAATAA
- a CDS encoding bifunctional nuclease family protein, which yields MSLVKLTIKGISYSQTQNGAYALILNEVDGERKLPIVIGAFEAQSIAIALEKEIKPPRPLTHDLFKNFADRFDIVVKQVIIHKLVDGVFFSSIICERDRIEEIIDARTSDAIALALRFNAPIFTYKNILDKAGIYLKVNPIEEGKKDENDDPLSSPETFGLTEDEAVTGEAYAQYSLSELYDLLESAVQNEDYEKAAKIRDEISKKES from the coding sequence ATGAGTTTAGTAAAATTAACGATAAAAGGAATTTCTTACAGTCAAACGCAAAATGGCGCTTACGCCCTGATTTTGAACGAAGTTGATGGCGAACGAAAATTACCAATAGTAATAGGCGCTTTTGAAGCACAATCCATAGCCATTGCTTTAGAGAAAGAGATCAAACCACCCAGACCGCTTACCCATGATTTGTTTAAAAATTTTGCCGACCGGTTTGACATCGTGGTAAAACAGGTCATTATCCACAAGCTTGTTGACGGTGTTTTCTTTTCAAGCATTATCTGCGAAAGAGATCGTATTGAGGAAATTATCGACGCCCGTACTTCCGATGCTATTGCTTTGGCATTGCGTTTTAACGCTCCTATATTCACCTATAAAAACATACTGGACAAAGCCGGTATTTATTTAAAAGTGAATCCTATTGAAGAAGGAAAAAAAGACGAAAACGATGATCCGCTGAGCAGTCCGGAAACTTTCGGATTAACCGAGGATGAAGCTGTAACCGGAGAAGCCTACGCTCAGTACAGTCTTTCGGAATTATACGATTTATTGGAAAGTGCCGTTCAGAATGAAGACTATGAAAAGGCGGCAAAAATCAGAGATGAGATTTCTAAAAAAGAATCCTAA
- a CDS encoding electron transfer flavoprotein subunit alpha/FixB family protein: MSILIYAESAEGKFKKVAFELASYAKKVAEKMGTTVTAVTVNAADVSALSKYGVDKVLKVANDKLASFNAKAYADVIKQAAQKEGTKVVVLSSTTDSLYLAPLVAVGLNAGYASNVVALPESTAPFTVKRNAFSNKAFNITEITTDVKVVGLAKNSFGLIESASSLTEEDFTPSLNDADFSVKMESVEKVTGKVTIADAEIVVSAGRGLKGPENWGMIEDLAAVLGAATACSKPVSDLGWRPHSEHVGQTGKPVAANLYIAIGISGAIQHIAGINSSKVKVVINPDADAPFFKVADYGIVGDAFEVVPKLVEKLKEFKAHNS; encoded by the coding sequence ATGTCAATTTTAATATATGCTGAATCAGCAGAAGGAAAATTTAAAAAAGTAGCTTTCGAGTTAGCTTCTTATGCTAAGAAAGTTGCAGAAAAAATGGGAACAACAGTAACAGCTGTTACAGTAAATGCTGCTGATGTTTCTGCTTTATCAAAATATGGAGTAGACAAAGTTTTAAAAGTAGCAAACGACAAACTGGCTTCTTTCAACGCAAAAGCTTATGCTGATGTTATCAAACAGGCTGCTCAGAAAGAAGGTACTAAAGTAGTGGTGTTATCCTCAACTACAGACAGTTTATACTTAGCACCTCTTGTTGCCGTTGGCTTGAATGCAGGGTATGCTTCCAATGTGGTGGCTTTACCGGAAAGCACAGCTCCGTTTACCGTAAAAAGAAATGCTTTCTCTAACAAAGCTTTCAACATTACTGAAATCACTACCGATGTAAAAGTGGTTGGTCTGGCTAAAAACTCATTCGGTTTGATCGAATCGGCTTCTTCATTAACGGAAGAGGATTTCACACCAAGCTTAAACGATGCTGATTTCTCTGTAAAAATGGAAAGCGTTGAAAAAGTAACCGGAAAAGTAACGATTGCAGATGCTGAGATCGTTGTTTCTGCAGGTCGTGGATTAAAAGGTCCTGAAAACTGGGGAATGATAGAAGATCTTGCAGCGGTTTTAGGAGCCGCTACGGCTTGTTCAAAACCAGTTTCCGATTTAGGATGGAGACCTCACAGTGAGCACGTTGGACAAACCGGAAAACCGGTTGCTGCCAACCTTTATATTGCTATTGGTATTTCGGGAGCGATCCAGCACATTGCGGGAATCAACTCTTCTAAAGTAAAAGTAGTCATCAATCCGGATGCAGACGCACCTTTCTTTAAAGTGGCCGACTACGGTATCGTAGGAGATGCATTCGAAGTAGTACCGAAATTAGTTGAAAAATTAAAAGAGTTCAAAGCACACAACTCATAA